One Streptomyces sp. CNQ-509 DNA window includes the following coding sequences:
- a CDS encoding NAD(P)H-binding protein, with amino-acid sequence MKITVTGATGHLGRHVIAALLEQVPAERVAAVVRGREKAADLAARGVEVRVADYDEPATLADAFRAGERVLFVSGNAVGRRVPQHRAVVDAAAAARVGLLAYTGILGGPKADFLLGDEHKATEQLVLDSGLPYVFLRNGWYHEVHTDQLATVLDHGAVLGSAGAGRIASAARADYAAAAAAVLTGEGHEGRAYELSGDTAWSFPEYAAEVARQSGARVGYRDLPPAEHRQVLLGAGLPEAMADMLVDVDAAVSRGLLAGTSGELSRLIGRPTTPLADAVAAGLATVSATGRP; translated from the coding sequence ATGAAGATCACCGTCACCGGGGCCACCGGACACCTCGGCCGCCACGTCATCGCCGCACTCCTGGAACAGGTGCCCGCGGAGCGGGTGGCCGCCGTCGTACGCGGCAGGGAGAAGGCCGCTGACCTCGCGGCACGCGGAGTGGAGGTGCGGGTCGCCGACTACGACGAGCCGGCCACGCTGGCGGACGCCTTCCGCGCGGGCGAGCGGGTGCTTTTCGTCTCGGGCAACGCGGTCGGGCGGCGGGTGCCGCAGCACCGGGCCGTCGTCGACGCCGCCGCGGCGGCGCGGGTGGGGCTGCTCGCGTACACCGGCATCCTGGGCGGGCCGAAGGCGGACTTCCTGCTGGGGGACGAGCACAAGGCGACCGAGCAGCTCGTCCTCGACTCCGGCCTGCCGTACGTCTTCCTGCGCAACGGCTGGTATCACGAGGTCCACACCGACCAGCTCGCCACCGTGCTCGACCACGGCGCCGTCCTCGGCAGCGCGGGCGCCGGCCGGATCGCCTCCGCCGCCCGCGCCGACTACGCCGCCGCGGCCGCCGCGGTGCTGACCGGCGAGGGCCACGAGGGCCGGGCGTACGAGCTGAGCGGCGACACGGCGTGGAGCTTTCCGGAGTACGCGGCGGAGGTCGCCCGGCAGTCGGGCGCCCGGGTCGGCTACCGCGACCTGCCGCCCGCCGAGCACCGGCAGGTCCTGCTCGGCGCCGGGCTGCCGGAGGCGATGGCCGACATGCTCGTCGACGTCGACGCGGCGGTCTCCCGCGGGCTGCTGGCCGGCACGTCCGGCGAGCTGTCCCGGCTCATCGGCCGGCCGACGACGCCGCTGGCGGACGCGGTCGCGGCGGGTCTCGCGACGGTCTCGGCGACGGGGCGACCGTAA
- a CDS encoding helix-turn-helix domain-containing protein, with protein MQAEGEATLRLRDFPDVITADCPARNIMEHVVSRWGVLVLLALLEGTIRFSALRRRIGGVSEKMLAQTLQTLERDGLVLREAKPVIPPHVEYSLTPLGEQAALRVRPLAIWAYDSVPAVTAAREGYDEARA; from the coding sequence ATGCAGGCAGAGGGAGAGGCGACACTCCGGCTGCGGGACTTTCCGGACGTGATCACGGCCGACTGCCCCGCCCGGAACATCATGGAGCACGTCGTCAGCCGCTGGGGCGTGCTGGTGCTGCTCGCGCTGCTGGAGGGCACGATCCGGTTCAGCGCGCTGCGGCGGCGGATCGGCGGCGTGAGCGAGAAGATGCTCGCCCAGACCCTGCAGACGCTGGAGCGCGACGGCCTCGTGCTGCGCGAGGCGAAGCCCGTCATCCCGCCGCACGTGGAGTATTCGCTCACCCCGCTCGGCGAGCAGGCGGCCCTGCGGGTACGGCCGTTGGCGATCTGGGCGTACGACAGCGTGCCGGCGGTGACCGCGGCGCGGGAGGGGTACGACGAGGCCCGGGCCTGA
- a CDS encoding 2-oxoacid:ferredoxin oxidoreductase subunit beta — protein MAETTAGGPAIDALSLIPKAEAKQSMKDFKTDQEVRWCPGCGDYAVLAAVQGFMPELGLAKENIVFVSGIGCSSRFPYYMNTYGMHSIHGRAPAIATGLASTRRDLSVWVVTGDGDALSIGGNHLIHALRRNVNLKILLFNNRIYGLTKGQYSPTSEVGKVTKSTPMGSLDAPFNPVSLALGAEASFVARTVDSDRKHLTETLRAAAAHPGTALIEIYQNCNIFNDNAFEVLKDRQQAQEAVIRLEHGRPIRFGTDDHKGVVRNPATGDLEIVEVTPSIESDVLVHDAHAATPTTAFALSRLADPNTLHHTPIGILRDVNRQVYDTEMAEQLDDAVQQKGKGDLAGLLAGGDTWTVLG, from the coding sequence ATGGCTGAGACGACCGCCGGGGGACCGGCGATCGACGCCCTTTCGCTGATCCCCAAGGCCGAAGCCAAGCAGTCCATGAAGGACTTCAAGACGGACCAGGAAGTGCGCTGGTGCCCCGGCTGCGGCGACTACGCCGTCCTCGCCGCCGTCCAGGGGTTCATGCCGGAGCTGGGCCTGGCCAAGGAGAACATCGTCTTCGTCTCCGGCATCGGCTGCTCGTCCCGCTTCCCGTACTACATGAACACGTACGGGATGCACTCCATCCACGGCCGCGCCCCGGCCATCGCCACCGGGCTGGCCAGCACCCGGCGCGACCTGTCCGTCTGGGTCGTCACCGGCGACGGCGACGCGCTGTCCATCGGCGGCAACCACCTGATCCACGCGCTCCGCCGCAATGTCAACCTCAAGATCCTGCTCTTCAACAACCGGATCTACGGGCTGACCAAGGGGCAGTACTCGCCGACCTCCGAGGTCGGCAAGGTCACCAAGTCCACCCCGATGGGCTCGCTGGACGCGCCCTTCAACCCGGTCTCGCTGGCGCTCGGCGCGGAGGCGTCGTTCGTCGCCCGTACCGTCGACTCGGACCGCAAGCACCTCACCGAGACGCTGCGCGCGGCGGCGGCCCACCCGGGCACGGCGCTGATCGAGATCTACCAGAACTGCAACATCTTCAACGACAACGCCTTCGAGGTGCTGAAGGACCGCCAGCAGGCGCAGGAGGCGGTGATCCGGCTGGAGCACGGGCGGCCGATCCGCTTCGGCACCGACGACCACAAGGGCGTCGTGCGGAACCCGGCCACGGGCGACCTGGAGATCGTGGAGGTGACGCCTTCGATCGAGTCGGACGTCCTCGTCCACGACGCCCACGCCGCCACCCCGACGACGGCGTTCGCCCTCTCCCGGCTGGCCGACCCGAACACGCTGCACCACACGCCGATCGGCATCCTCCGGGACGTGAACCGGCAGGTGTACGACACGGAGATGGCGGAGCAGCTCGACGACGCGGTGCAGCAGAAGGGCAAGGGCGACCTCGCCGGACTGCTCGCGGGCGGCGACACGTGGACGGTGCTCGGCTGA
- a CDS encoding 2-oxoacid:acceptor oxidoreductase subunit alpha: MTSEVNSKEVKRLDRVIIRFAGDSGDGMQLTGDRFTSETASFGNDLSTLPNFPAEIRAPAGTLPGVSSFQVHFADHDILTPGDAPNVLVAMNPAALKANIGDVPRGAEVIVNTDEFNKRAMAKVGYEASPLEDGSLDGYSVHEVPLTTLTVEALKEYGLSRKDAGRSKNMFALGLLSWMYHRPTEGTIGFLRAKFAKKPDIAEANIAAFRAGWNFGETTEDFAVSYEVAPAQSAFPAGTYRSISGNLALAYGLIAAGQQADLPLFLGSYPITPASDILHELSRHKNFGVRTFQAEDEIAGIGAALGAAFGGALGVTTTSGPGVALKAETVGLAVSLELPLLIVDIQRGGPSTGLPTKTEQADLLQAMFGRNGEAPVPIVAPATPSDCFTAALDAARIALTYRTPVMLLSDGYLANGSEPWRIPEVDDLPDLRVQFASKTNHTLADGTEVFWPYKRDPQTLARPWAIPGTPGLEHRIGGIEKEDGSGNISYSPSNHDLMVRTRQAKVDGIEVPDIEVDDPEGPSGERARTLVLGWGSTYGPITAAVRRVRRAGDHIAQAHLRYLNPFPGNLGEVLAAYDKVIVPEMNLGQLATLVRARYLVDAFSYNQVNGMPFKAEQLATALKEAIDNG; this comes from the coding sequence GTGACCAGCGAGGTCAACAGCAAAGAGGTCAAGCGCCTGGACCGGGTGATCATCCGGTTCGCCGGTGACTCCGGAGACGGGATGCAACTGACCGGCGACCGCTTCACCTCGGAGACCGCGTCGTTCGGCAACGACCTGTCGACGCTCCCGAACTTCCCCGCCGAGATCCGCGCCCCCGCAGGCACGCTGCCGGGGGTTTCCAGCTTCCAGGTGCACTTCGCCGACCACGACATCCTCACCCCGGGCGACGCGCCCAACGTGCTGGTGGCGATGAACCCGGCCGCCCTGAAGGCGAACATCGGGGACGTCCCGCGCGGCGCCGAGGTGATCGTCAACACCGACGAGTTCAACAAGCGCGCGATGGCCAAGGTGGGCTACGAGGCGAGCCCCCTGGAGGACGGCTCCCTCGACGGGTACAGCGTGCACGAGGTGCCGCTGACCACGCTCACGGTCGAGGCGCTGAAGGAGTACGGGCTGTCCCGCAAGGACGCCGGCCGCTCCAAGAACATGTTCGCGCTCGGCCTGCTGAGCTGGATGTACCACCGCCCCACCGAGGGCACGATCGGGTTCCTGCGGGCCAAGTTCGCCAAGAAGCCGGACATCGCCGAGGCCAACATCGCCGCCTTCCGGGCGGGGTGGAACTTCGGCGAGACGACGGAGGACTTCGCCGTCTCGTACGAGGTCGCCCCGGCCCAGTCCGCCTTCCCCGCCGGCACGTACCGCTCGATCTCGGGGAACCTGGCGCTGGCGTACGGCCTGATCGCCGCGGGGCAGCAGGCGGACCTGCCGCTCTTCCTCGGCTCGTACCCGATCACGCCCGCCTCCGACATCCTGCACGAGCTGAGCCGGCACAAGAACTTCGGCGTGCGCACCTTCCAGGCCGAGGACGAGATCGCCGGCATCGGCGCCGCGCTCGGCGCGGCCTTCGGCGGCGCCCTCGGCGTGACGACCACCTCGGGCCCCGGCGTCGCGCTGAAGGCCGAGACCGTGGGCCTGGCCGTGTCGCTGGAGCTGCCGCTGCTGATCGTGGACATCCAGCGCGGCGGCCCCTCGACCGGGCTGCCCACCAAGACCGAGCAGGCGGACCTGCTCCAGGCGATGTTCGGGCGCAACGGCGAGGCGCCGGTGCCGATCGTCGCGCCGGCCACGCCGTCGGACTGCTTCACGGCGGCCCTGGACGCGGCCCGTATCGCGCTGACGTACCGCACGCCGGTGATGCTGCTCTCCGACGGCTACCTCGCCAACGGCTCCGAGCCCTGGCGGATCCCGGAGGTCGACGACCTGCCGGACCTGCGGGTGCAGTTCGCGAGCAAGACGAACCACACCCTGGCCGACGGCACCGAGGTCTTCTGGCCGTACAAGCGCGACCCGCAGACCCTCGCCCGCCCGTGGGCGATCCCCGGCACGCCGGGCCTGGAGCACCGCATCGGCGGCATCGAGAAGGAGGACGGCTCCGGCAACATCTCGTACTCGCCGTCCAACCACGACCTGATGGTGCGCACCCGCCAGGCGAAGGTCGACGGCATCGAGGTGCCCGACATCGAGGTCGACGACCCGGAAGGACCCTCGGGAGAACGAGCGCGCACGCTGGTGCTGGGCTGGGGCTCGACGTACGGGCCGATCACCGCGGCCGTACGCCGCGTGCGCCGCGCCGGCGACCACATCGCGCAGGCCCATCTGCGCTACCTCAACCCGTTCCCGGGCAACCTCGGCGAGGTTCTGGCCGCGTACGACAAGGTCATCGTCCCCGAGATGAACCTCGGCCAGCTCGCGACCCTGGTCCGCGCCAGGTACCTCGTGGACGCCTTCTCCTACAACCAGGTCAACGGCATGCCGTTCAAGGCCGAGCAGCTCGCCACCGCCCTCAAGGAGGCCATCGACAATGGCTGA
- a CDS encoding response regulator transcription factor, protein MRVVIAEDSVLLREGLTRLLTDRGHEVVAGVGDGVALVKTVGDLAAEGSAPDVVVADVRMPPTHTDEGVRAAVQLRREHPDVGVLVLSQYVEEQYATELIAGSSRGVGYLLKDRVAEVREFVDAVVRVAEGGTALDPEVVAQLLGRSRKQDVLAGLTPREREVLGLMAEGRTNSAIAGQLVVSDGAVEKHVSNIFMKLGLAPSEGDHRRVLAVLTYLNS, encoded by the coding sequence GTGCGGGTGGTCATCGCCGAGGATTCGGTGCTGCTCCGGGAGGGGCTCACCCGGCTGCTCACCGACCGGGGCCACGAGGTCGTCGCCGGTGTCGGCGACGGCGTGGCGCTGGTCAAGACGGTCGGGGACCTGGCCGCCGAGGGCAGCGCGCCGGACGTCGTCGTCGCCGACGTGCGGATGCCCCCGACGCACACCGACGAGGGCGTCCGCGCGGCCGTTCAGCTGCGGCGCGAGCATCCGGACGTCGGTGTGCTGGTCCTCTCGCAGTACGTCGAGGAGCAGTACGCCACCGAGCTGATCGCCGGCTCCAGCCGCGGCGTCGGGTATCTGCTGAAGGACCGGGTGGCGGAGGTCCGCGAGTTCGTCGACGCCGTCGTGCGCGTCGCCGAGGGCGGCACGGCGCTCGACCCGGAGGTCGTCGCCCAGCTCCTCGGCCGCAGCCGCAAGCAGGACGTGCTGGCCGGGCTCACCCCGCGGGAGCGCGAGGTGCTGGGCCTGATGGCCGAGGGCCGGACGAACTCGGCGATCGCCGGACAGCTCGTGGTGAGCGACGGCGCGGTGGAGAAGCACGTCAGCAACATCTTCATGAAGCTCGGCCTGGCGCCGAGTGAGGGAGATCACCGTCGGGTGCTCGCGGTCCTCACGTACCTCAACTCCTGA